The following are from one region of the Magallana gigas chromosome 4, xbMagGiga1.1, whole genome shotgun sequence genome:
- the LOC105347621 gene encoding EEF1A lysine methyltransferase 2: protein MSASSDTKRDFVSSELGTKEYWDQAYDREIKSFNDVGDVGEIWFGEDSQERVLDWLEDYGGVVTEDPVIDLGCGNGVMLLEMAKRGYSNLTGVDYSEGAIQLARSIADKEEVACIDYQVADLIADDCTRKYTCLTRQYKLVIDKGTYDAISLIPGDDIKTRQAYLKTVRQILSSDGVFVITSCNWTKEQLLHFWEIDFKLFKTIPTPSFQFGGKKGSTVTSLVFTHKS from the exons ATGTCAGCCTCCAGTGATACAAAACGTGACTTTGTGTCATCTGAACTTGGGACCAAAGAATA TTGGGATCAAGCCTATGACAGAGAAATAAAGTCGTTTAATGACGTTGGAGATGTTGGAGAAATATG GTTTGGAGAGGACAGCCAAGAGAGGGTGTTGGATTGGCTGGAAGATTATGGAGGAGTGGTCACCGAAGACCCTGTGATAGATTTAGGCTGCGGCAATGGGGTGATGCTCCTGGAAATG GCAAAGAGGGGATATTCTAACCTAACTGGGGTTGACTATTCTGAGGGAGCCATCCAGCTAGCCAGGTCTATTGCAGATAAGGAGGAAGTGGCCTGTATTGACTATCAA GTAGCTGACCTAATTGCTGACGATTGCACTCGGAAGTACACGTGTCTGACGAGGCAGTACAAGTTGGTGATTGACAAGGGGACTTATGATGCAATAAGTCTGATTCCAGGTGATGACATCAAGACTCGACAAGCGTACCTTAAAACGGTCAGGCAAATCCTCTCGAGTGATGGAGTTTTTGTGATAACATCCTGCAACTGGACAAAGGAACAACTGCTACATTTCTGGGAAATAG ATTTTAAGCTCTTTAAAACAATACCCACCCCCAGCTTCCAATTTGGTGGTAAAAAAGGCAGCACTGTGACATCTCTTGTGTTCACACACAAGTCCTGA
- the LOC105347622 gene encoding constitutive coactivator of PPAR-gamma-like protein 1 homolog has translation MGIRSLQEFIETHCASACVSVDLLKISRGFIPKRRGREPGNERFCLVVDAESCLDRLYGGYFSDWVCGGQWNRMMAFLNSLMQACHSANLDMVVFFNGALESQKLNEWYGDQLNAKKKVTFVLRHINNKGTPPPKVWWIPPVFLQGALRMALRQMGIGVACSMDDHAQEVIGYCREHGLQGIIAQDPVYTIFDPPRYFSSQNLKLTYKGSLETKEYIMDEIAKNLDLNPNRFCILAALLGNHILPDEDLYSFYIELLSRADPSKPAKLTPENAIQAAVDFVRNLPSVDNLDEVGEVIFRNSKGNKLELVSKFKQCVQYYLNGTNDGFLKYRPRLGQFGATPRQGNYAMPQRTIDAPGFAGDHVPQVVVDPPTSSNPNFNHIPPGIRQDMLAAVSSSSSSSSGSSPNRNSPEASWSQSLKLQAQMQNKPQQKASAGDSKIPPVSPEIMRIASERHQKGLMHPWIYQLLSQGEMKIPVSLEDEASRELPTAAELYKPIRQSVYSVLFNLNKLKIIHENQVKEKGDGQPASPKSFDIPVKEWSVRRNNARPSFDMVIARPVDWKTPSIERMWLGQQVDDKTRRLRAFFTCMDSDTPLMLNTQYVPQQLLILCCVLRYLLRFGRILQRLELDAFLAMSVSPLLHDVQTMQDLKLPNVLPRGIHLASLFMSGVETAVFANDVCGAPIPWNMCLPWQFFDGKLFHFKLLKATNNTPLIDMCDGQVDQVLQVERMRQAIMEGLQFEFAKPMLPAPSLYTNYPYGGYPPFHNPNNPMNFRPAGMGPPNARMSRPGPGIPAGMGPQQNQPKSPGRGRGILGRSPVDARGGQLEIAGVVVGSWGPNIPTSGRGRNSGLSPRVMSVGRGGNEGNGYPNRGGMNPMRGGMPPVRGGGSMGMGGGPMMFRGMNRPIRGRMGQPMYGYGRGAMRMPMDRGYPFRGRGVVRGVRRPQVKVRPRPGKSKTTTKPKPNGKGRGTTIEIIEESVTITQVNGHSDDAYEDADETLTTPVGKGKIYEGIQSPDSGIHGDKSATDINA, from the exons ATGGGGATAAGGTCATTACAGGAATTTATCGAAACGCACTGTGCAAGTGCCTGTGTGTCGGTGGATTTGCTGAAAATATCGAGAGGTTTCATACCAAAAAGGCGTGGCAGGGAACCCGGAAATGAGCGCTTCTGTCTGGTGGTTGATGCCGAGAGCTGTCTCGACCGTCTATACGGGGGATATTTCTCCGACTGGGTTTGCGGGGGACAATGGAATCGGATGATGGCGTTTTTAAACAGCCTAATGCAGGCCTGTCATTCTGCCAACCTGGACATGGTCGTATTCTTCAATGGTGCATTAGAGAGCCAAAAGTTAAACGAATGGTATGGAGATCAGttaaatgcaaagaaaaaagtCACATTTGTATTGCGTCACATTAACAACAAAGGGACCCCGCCCCCCAAGGTGTGGTGGATCCCGCCTGTGTTCCTGCAGGGGGCTCTGCGCATGGCCCTGAGGCAAATGGGTATAGGGGTTGCCTGCTCGATGGATGACCATGCACAAGAAGTAATAGGTTACTGCAGAGAACATGGGCTGCAGGGTATCATTGCACAAGACCCTGTCTACACAATCTTTGATCCTCCTCGATATTTTTCATCACAGAATCTGAAACTGACATACAAAGGTTCATTGGaaacaaaagaatatattatGGATGAAATTGCAAAGAATTTAGACCTGAATCCAAACAGATTTTGTATTTTGGCAGCTTTATTAG GAAACCACATTCTCCCAGACGAAGATCTCTACTCTTTCTACATTGAACTCCTAAGTAGGGCTGATCCAAGTAAACCAGCCAAG TTAACCCCAGAAAATGCCATCCAAGCTGCTGTAGATTTTGTCAGAAATCTGCCAAGTGTGGATAACTTGGATGAAGTGGGAGAAGTCATATTCAG AAACTCCAAAGGAAACAAGCTGGAACTGGTGTCAAAGTTCAAACAGTGTGTACAGTATTATTTGAATGGCACAAATGACGGCTTTCTCAAATACAGGCCACGCCTCGGACAAT TTGGTGCTACTCCAAGACAAGGGAATTATGCAATGCCACAGAGAACTATC GATGCCCCAGGATTTGCGGGAGATCACGTGCCTCAGGTTGTGGTGGATCCCCCCACCAGCAGTAATCCTAACTTCAATCACATCCCTCCTG GAATTCGTCAGGACATGCTGGCTGCAGTGTCATCCTCATCATCAAGCAGCAGTGGATCCAGTCCAAACCGGAACAGTCCGGAGGCCAGCTGGTCCCAGTCACTCAAACTACAAGCA CAAATGCAAAACAAACCACAACAAAAAGCATCTGCTGGAGACTCCAAAATCCCACCCGTGTCACCAGAAATCATGAGAATAGCCAGTGAGAGGCACCAGAAGGGGCTGATGCATCCCTGGATCTATCAACTTCTCTCACAG GGAGAAATGAAAATTCCTGTCAGTTTGGAAGATGAAGCCAGCCGTGAATTGCCAACAGCTGCAGAACTCTACAAACCAATTCGACAATCCGTGTACTCAGTTCTCTTTAACCTCAACAAACTAAAGATTATCCATGAAAATCAGGTCAAAGAGAAAG GTGATGGTCAGCCAGCATCACCGAAATCTTTTGATATCCCCGTCAAGGAGTGGTCAGTGAGACGTAACAATGCCCGCCCCTCCTTTGACATGGTCATTGCCAGGCCGGTGGACTGGAAGACGCCTTCCATCGAGAGGATGTGGCTCGGTCAACAGGTGGATGACAAGACTCGCCGTCTCCGCGCCTTCTTCACCTGTATGGACAGCGACACTCCTCTGATGCTGAACACGCAATACGTGCCTCAACAGCTCCTTATTCTCTGCTGTGTCCTTAG ATACTTGTTGAGATTTGGTCGAATCCTACAACGTCTCGAGTTGGATGCCTTCCTAGCAATGAGTGTGTCTCCTCTATTACATGATGTACAGACCATGCAGGATCTCAAG CTGCCCAACGTCCTACCCCGCGGTATCCACTTGGCCTCTCTGTTTATGTCGGGGGTGGAGACTGCAGTGTTTGCCAATGATGTGTGTGGGGCTCCAATCCCCTGGAACATGTGCCTGCCTTGGCAGTTCTTTGATGGAAAACTGTTCCACTTCAAGCTGCTTAAGGCGACCAACAATACCCCGCTGATTGACATGTGTGATGGACAG GTAGATCAAGTCTTACAAGTAGAGAGAATGAGGCAAGCCATCATGGAGGGCCTACAGTTTGAGTTTGCTAAGCCAATGCTACCTGCACCCTCACTGTACACCAACTATCCATACGGAGGGTATCCGCCTTTCCACAATCCCAACAACCCCATGAACTTCCGCCCCGCAGGAATGGGACCCCCTAATGCCAGGATGTCTCGACCAGGACCGGGAATTCCTGCAGGAATGGGACCACAGCAGAATCAGCCAAAGAGCCCAGGGAGGGGCAGAGGAATTCTGG GTCGTTCACCAGTAGACGCCCGCGGAGGACAGCTCGAGATTGCCGGGGTTGTAGTGGGAAGCTGGGGACCCAACATTCCTACCTCTGGGAGGGGGCGTAACTCTGGATTAAGCCCAAGGGTCATGTCCGTTGGAAGGGGAGGAAATGAGGGCAATGGCTACCCAAACCG AGGTGGGATGAATCCGATGCGTGGAGGGATGCCCCCTGTGAGAGGGGGAGGATCCATGGGAATGGGAGGTGGACCAATGATGTTCCGAGGAATGAATAGACCAATCAGAGGCCGTATGGGACAGCCAATGTATGGATATGGGCGCGGAGCCATGAGGATGCCAATG GACCGTGGATATCCATTCAGAGGACGTGGTGTTGTGAGGGGAGTTCGTAGACCACAGGTCAAGGTCAGACCAAGGCCAGGGAAATCCAAAACTACCACCAAGCCAAAGCCCAACGGCAAGGGACGGGGAACCACCATTGAAATCATTGA GGAATCTGTTACAATCACCCAAGTGAACGGCCATTCTGATGACGCATATGAAGATGCCGACGAGACTCTCACAACCCCAGTCGGCAAGGGGAAAATCTACGAGGGAATCCAGAGCCCAGACAGCGGAATTCACGGAGACAAGTCTGCCACTGACATTAATGCTTAA
- the LOC105347620 gene encoding ras-related protein rab7 has translation MASRKKVLLKVIILGDSGVGKTSLMNQYVNKKFSNQYKATIGADFLTKEVMVDDRLVTMQIWDTAGQERFQSLGVAFYRGADCCVLVFDVTMPNTFKSLDSWRDEFLIQASPRDPENFPFVVIGNKIDLENRAVTAKRAQSWCTSKGEIPYFETSAKEAINVEQAFQTVAKNALAQETEVELYNEFPDQIKLTNDTKKQESGCGC, from the exons ATGGCATCAAGAAAGAAGGTGTTATTAAAAGTTATTATACTTGGGGACAGTGG AGTCGGTAAGACATCCCTCATGAACCAGTATGTGAACAAGAAGTTCAGTAACCAATACAAAGCCACCATTGGAGCAGATTTTCTGACCAAAGAAGTGATGGTAGACGACAGACTAGTCACAATGCAG ATTTGGGACACAGCGGGACAGGAGAGATTTCAGTCGCTGGGTGTGGCGTTCTACAGGGGAGCTGACTGTTGTGTTCTTGTGTTTGATGTCACAATGCCAAACACATTCAAATCTTTGGACAGTTGGAGGGACGAATTCCTCATCCAGGCCAGTCCCAGGGACCCTGAAAATTTCCCGTTTGTTGTTATAGGAAATAAAATCGACTTGGAAAATAGGGCG GTGACTGCCAAGAGAGCACAGAGTTGGTGCACTAGTAAAGGAGAGATTCCTTATTTTGAGACCAGTGCTAAAGAGGCCATCAATGTAGAACAGGCTTTCCAAACTGTCGCTAAGAATGCCCTGGCTCAAGAAACAGAAGTGGAATTGTATAATGAGTTTCCTGACCAAATTAAACTTACAAACGATACTAAAAAGCAAGAGAGTGGATGTGGCTGCTAA